The genomic interval CCCGTTTTGATTACAACACATTGAGAGACCATTGTAGCAAGGAAAGCCAATCCCCATTTCCTTACCATTTTCTTTGACCTGAGGTGTGGATCCCATACTTATAGTGGTTTTGTACTGGGTTTGTGTGTCACTGAGAGCACAAGAAACCATGTCAGGTGGACGGGGCTACCTGCAGcgggggcacagcagggagctgctAGGAGTATTTAAACACAGACAGAGGTGCCAGACCCAAGGGTACTGCCTTGAGTGCTCACACAACCCAGCACGAAGCCAGGAGCGGCAGCTTTTGCTACTACGTGTAAGCAAGAAAATGAAGTTTGGGACCATGGTTCGCCAGGTCTTGGAGAGGCAGGCATCTGTCACGGTGGTCAGTGTAGACGACTTTTGCCCTCGTGGGGCAAAATGCCACGACGAAGGTAGCTCCAGCATGGGGGTGGCAGATCCCATGCTGCCCCACGGCCAGCACTGGCTGCTGGAAGGGGCAGGTGCAGGCTCCATCTGCAGCATCTCCTGTGCTGCCAGATCGTCCACACAACCACGAGGCAGCGTGGTAAAACTGCCATCCCTGTGAAAAGCATATGCACCTCCTAGGTAGGATGCTGCATCCTGCCGCGGGATCAAGCCCGCATGACTTCAGTGAAAAGCAGGACAGCTCTGTGAAGGCCATTAGGACTTTGGCTCTGAAATGGGCTCATTAAGTTACCTGCTCACCTTTCCTTATTCTGCAGTTGTGTTGCCTAACTCATCTTGCTGCCATGACTCTGAAACAGAAACCCAAGTCACAAACTTTTCCAACTCATTTTTTGTTCTCTGGGGAAGTTCATATCTTATCCACTGAGAGTGGAATAAAAGCCATAATTACGTCTGTCTTCACGGGAGGCAAACGAGAGGGAAcctggaaaagaagagagagggaacGGATGAGGCACAAGCTAATTGAAACACATTTATTTCGCTTTGCCTTTCGCAGTTGGACACGCTTTTGCTTTCTCACGTCAGCGCAGCGGTAGCACAGCCCGGTCAGGGCATAGCACCCCTACCGCAGTGTGCCAATCgtatttcctcccatttttccacAGAACAAGAGAAAACCGCCTTGCAGCCGTGGCTTAGCGGACGTTGCTGTGCAGCAGGTTTTTGCTGGGATCCCTGCTCCGATTCTGTGCTCTGATCGCACTAAACCCCTTTTCCTCCCTAGCAGGGGACAAAGGCTTGCACTCAGTGGCCGCTTCCTGTGAATATTGTCCCTGTATGCAGATCCCTCATAACTCCCAGTCATAACCTTCTCCACCATGGGCCTGGTGGTACCTGGCaccatgctgcttttctccttccctcagctcctgGGAGGCTGGAGGGTCCTGCAAGCACCTCTGTTTCACAACACCAACAGCGCTAAAGTAGCTCAGCACCATGtgcaccctcagcctcccctgcCTAAACAGAAACCTCATAGCTGGAGCCCGCCTCGTCTCACCCAATAAACCTTTCCCTGTGTTTTTATATACAGACAATCTTGGCATGTATTTTCTTTAGCTGCAGGAAAATTTATACCCCGTTTTGTATGCCCCTACTGTTTTGTTCTTGAGCACCGCTTTCCCAGTCTAAATATTGCTTGGTTTAAATAAATGGGGTGACCCAAATACTATTGTAAATGATTACTCAAGTATGAAGTGTAGACTTCAGGACAATGATTTTTACAGGACAGCTTAAATCAATATCATCTTTTTATTAGTAGTTTCTAGAAAACCTATATTCTACAGCACCCATGTTACATTCATCATTTGGCTCACTTATGTGTGTTCATGTAACACATTATCAAGCATCTGAACcatttgttcttttgtcctctgGACAGTACTGTTTCCTTCTGTAAACAAGTGTAGCTTAGAACTTGTTCACTGTAGATTTTTGCAATGATTATTTTGTAGTAAGCCACTTGTCACTAATTATCCTAATTGTACAACATTTTATATATCCTTTACTCTTAGAAAATAATAGAGAAAATTTACAATGGTAATTGAAGTGTTTACTAACTGATGGCCTACTTATGAGATAAAACTGAATACAGCATTAAAATTCAGGACATTTTCCAGCTTtctataagaaaaaataattgcaaGGGTGGACGCCAACATTTTTCATAGAGCACCTCTGAATATTCTTTTTTATTGTGCACTACCTACTGTAGTACAGGAatgattttaacagaaaatatacCAAAAGTCTGAAATCTAAATCAATTCGAAGTCTAAATGAGGTgcatgattaaaaatatattaaccaTTCTCAGCAAATTACATATCACTGAAACACTAACGTTAGCCTAATTTTAAACTCTGTAGTGAGTCAAACATTAGATCTGATCTTCCAAGTCatgaatgagaaaaataagaTGTTGGGTTGAATACATCCCACCTAGCACTAAGTCTGTTTTTGAGGTGCAGTTTAGTCAGTCTGTTCTCTTGCCAATAGACATTAAATAGCCCTCCTGAGATCTGAACTGCTGTCTGGAGATAATTCGTCTGTTGGCTGAAGGAGGATACTGGCTCAGTAGGCTCCACAGTTAGACACAGCTAACTACCTGGAAGTGGAGCAGGAGGAATCCTCATTTCaataataataactttttttttttggtcattccaGTGCATGGGAGTGGAAAGGATTTGGCTTATTTCAAttactagtgaaaaaaaaaaaaagctacaggcaAGTAAACAGCTTTATAAGGATCATGATTCTTACGATTTCTATTAGCCAACTCGCCATGAAGATGAAGTAGGTCTGAGATGGAATCACACAGCAAATCTGCATATAATTATAGGACCTGCTTATCTGCCACTGGCTTTAAATCATTTCAGGTAAATCAGCACAGGCTCTTTTTGACAACACGCTATAATCAGCTGACAACTGACCTGTATAAACTGCAGCCTGCGTGCAAAATTCATTTGGAGAACAAGTGAAGCAAAACCAGTTTAGTTAACGCTGCATCACTCCAAGCACAGATGCAGACTTTCACATCAAACACATTTTGTGTGCTGTCAAGTTACAGTACTTGCTTGCAACGGGTACTGTACTAGTAATTTACACATGCCAGAAAAACCAACGCAAGCTGGGGTGTAGCCTGAGCTGTCCTTAATGAGGGAGAGGGAAAACACACGTTGCCTTTGCCTGGGCATACGTCTTTTGATAGGGGAGCATACGTTTGCCTGCTGCTAGCAATAACTGCAGTTTCCCAAATCACATCTCTGACCCCCTTCTTGCACATCTGGATCCAGGCACAGTAGGATTTAAGGAGTTATGTGTCCTTAGTCCCAGCTTCTACTGCTTACCACCATGCACAAAGCACGTGGCCCAGCGCTGGGGGGCTGGTGGCTCTGGCTCAGCAATGAAGGACCAGCCCTATTTCTGCATGCTGGGCAGGCATGAcatccccagctgcctgcccaCCCGGCAGCTTGCTCTCAGCCTCCGCTGTGCTCTGCATCGTGGCAGTGGATCTGTTTGAGAGGCCATGCAGGGAGGGAGCCTGGGGGAGCTGTCGGGGTTACACAGACCTCTTTGCTCTTGCTTTTTGGATTTCCCCTTGACACTGTATCTGTTCCCAGCTCTGGCTCCGCTCCTAGCCCCAGAGCAGGAGAGCCAGTGCTGCCAAAGGAGGACAGGGCCTGCTGGCAAAGAGCGTACGGTGTCTGGACCTGCTTAtgcctgagctgctgcagaaggaaaTCCTCATTAAGTTGCAGCCTGCGATGAAAGCCCAGCACCTGGGTGCAGCCGCGTTCACAACCGAACCTCCTGGTGAAAGCGCTACAGGCGCAGTGCCCAGCTTGCTGTTTCCAAACAGCTGAGGTTTGTGGGCACCTTGTATTATTGAGATCTGGTACCCGACAGGGGTTTAAACTGGACAAAATAGTATCTTTATGAATGGCAGCATGTCAGGTCTGGTCCCTCATCACCAGCATGAATGACAGAGGGCTGAAATGCTTTAGAGTTGCCCCAATCACGGACCATGGACAAAAttgaccagaaaaaaagaaataaagcatccCTTTCCTACCTCATCCCCAGTGCCTGTACATGTCATTTTGCTAGCAAAGTAGATGATTTTTTAACAAGACCCTGATTTATGTTCTCCAGTGTGATGACAGACAGCAGGTTCAAGCAGGAAATCAATTTCCAAAGCTACATAGCCACAGAAAACTACATTTGTTCAAACCCTCCCCCTTCCAGGCAAAGGCACGTGTAAGTATTATTCTGCTTATCAAGACAGTTTTCACTTACTAAAATGGTGGTACAGCATGTATGGTCCTCATTAGGGCCAATCTGCTCCAAAACAGCCCTCCTCTACAGGAGATGAGGCAGAATTCCATGAAatcacataaataaaaataagcaaatacagTAAAGAAAACTTTACCTGTGACTTCAGCAAAGGGTGAAAATTATCAGTTCTGCTGGatcctctcatgcctccacgtcTGCTGGCTTATGCTGTAGCAAAGTGGTCTGGCATTTATCAACCCTGTCATTTTGCAAGCCTTGAGCAGGTTTGACCTAGAAAGCAAGGTGTCAGAAGGAGATTCCTGACTGATATGTGAACACCTCCACCCAGAATTAcacaggcaaaaaagaaaagccttaagTGATCAGAACGCGTAGCTCACCCAGAGCTACTATTCCTGGTAGCAACTGGATCCTGAGAGGCCCAGGTGAAAATCAGAGATAATCCCTGTGTACGTGCTTCTAATTGAGATTAGCTGAAGGTGGGGAAGCTGAACCAGTCAGCTGCAGACCATCCACAGGAGTTCAGGGGGTTTGTTCCCAGTTGGTCACTGAGAAGGTAATTATGCAAAGCCTCCCCTATAAACAGATTTCAGTTTATTATGACACACCTCGAGATCTATTTTTGTCAGCGCTTTGTGCGAATGTGTTACCCTTGTGATTTCCAGGCAGGTCATTCAAAGTCAGCTGCTTTGGCTCGGGCCATTTGAAAAAGCTGCTCCATGTTCCCAGGCCCTCACCTctctgctagccctcctcaggcagctcctgggagggaggccgaggggtTGTGCCTGCAGGCTATTCTGGTAGCTGTGAGTTATAGGGATATCATGTGAACCAAAGAGCCCAGAAATGCATGTCAAACTGAACCAGTGACTAATCATGATATTTTGGTTGACTTAGTGCCTCCAAGGAAAAGATTTATGGGCTTAGAAAATCTTCACGTAACAATCCCCGGGTGCTGACTTGATCTTCAGTGGAGACTTCCTCAGAGAGTGCAGGAAGATGACCAAAAGGGGGCTGTTGTCCCAAGGGTAATGAGATCTAAACTTACCTAAGTTTGAAACACAGACAAGACTCAGGCAGggcaagaaacaagaaaagctgGAGCTCCCTTCTCATCTATTTCTGCTCGGAGCCATGTACTGTCAGCCAGAGAAGATCTGTTTGATCTGCCTAAGGAGAAAGAAGGGTCGAGGGCGACGGCTGAGCAGACACAAAGTGCCATTTATTGAGATTGTCATCTAGCTCCCTCATCTGTCACCTGATGGCCAGCCAAGCAAGCGCTCAGCACAACCGTGGACCATTCATCCTTGCACAAGCAACGGAGACAAAAAAAGTAAGCATCCTACAGCTGTTACGACATTCAGCTGTTTTTTCTATGAAAGAATGCATTGAATTCACTGCAAATCTACTAACTAACCCCCTATGCCAGGCaagacactgattttttttttgattgggcTTTTCTCTAACAGCTGGAGGTCTGGTGGGCATTCACACAATGGCTGTTGAGTAGGGCAGCTGTTTTGGTGTCTAGTTGCATTTTAACTTTAATAACTTAAGTGGAAAGCATTGTATTATCTACAATGAGTTACTTCCTGTCCTATTGCAAAGCACATTGCAATGCTGTGCTCGCCCAGTACCAGACCCTGAGATCAGAAGGCTTTCTGTGTGATATTTTgctgaaagtgaaggaaaatgaaTTTCCTGCACACAAGTCCTTGCTGGCATGCTCCAGTGACTACTTTCGAGCCATGTTCAAAAGTTACACCCAAGAATCTAAAGCCAGTGTAATTCATCTGCAAGTTATCTCGCCCACTGGCCTCCAGCATGTCCTGGATTTCATTTATACTTCCTTGTTGCCCCTTTCTTTTGAAAGCCTGGAGGATACCTTGGAAGCTGCAAGTTACTTGCAAGTGACTGATGCTATTGCCTTGTGCAATCAGTACTTGGTTAACAATCTTACCTTggaaaactgctgtttttctgCCAATGTCGCCAGAAAGTTCTATCTTCCAGAAGCTTTAGCAGCAACCAAAAAATACATTATCAATAATCTTTGGAAGCTGCTGGACTTGGATTTTGCAGGACTGCTTCAGCTGAACTTCAGGTCTTTGCTAGCAGTGGTTGAATCACCAGACCTGCCCATGGTGAAAGAAACCTGCTTGCTGAATCTTGTGCTGATGTGGCTGAAGCAGGACACGTCCAGGCTGGCTCACAGAGGCAGCCTTTTAGAGCACATAAGATATGGACTCATCCCGGTGGAAGATCTGAGAAAAACCTACACTCAGTCAGAGGTGCCCCTCACTGCAGGTATTAAGTGCTTGATCATTAAAGCAATAAATTATCATACATCTATTTTCAGACAGCCTGTCCTGCAGGATAAGTCCACCACTCTGAGGAACCAGAAGACTCGCATCATTCTGCTGGGGGGAGGGACAGCAAGCGAGGGGCTCATCACCGATGTGGTAGCCTTTGATGTTTACAATCACAGATGGCGAGCTCTCACGCAAGTGCAGGACAGGGTGCAGAACCACAGCCTGTGTGTGGTGGGGAACTTCCTCTATGTGCTGGGTGGGGAAATAGAAGGTGGTGCTCCAGGAGACGCAAAAACTGACAAGGTCTTATCGGTTACTAACAAGGTCCATCGTTATGATCCGAGATTTAACAGGTGGACACAAATCACTGGCATGCTGGAAAAGAGATGCCAGTTTTCTTGTTGTGTCCTAGGCAACAGTATTTGTGCCATTGGTGGGAGAGGTGAGAATGGGTTGCTGCATTCATCTGTGGAAGTCTACGATATCAGCAGGGACAGATGGATGAAGGCCAGGGAATTGCCATGCAAGatacatggccatgccggagccaTTTGCAAGAACACTATATACATCTCGGGCGGCAAATGCACAGATCAAGCCAACACAAGTAAGGACGTATATTCTCTGAGCTCGCTGGAAGGGCAGTGGATGAAACAAGCCCCCATGAGCATTGCTCGGTTTGGGCACCAGATGGCAACAATCAGAGAAGCCATATTCACATTTTTAGGACTATATGAACCATTCTCTGAAATAGAAAGATATGACCCTGATCAAAACCAATGGACTCGTTTGAGGCCATTGACCTATGATCGATTTTGCTATGGCCTGGCACTTGTAGAAGAAACTGCACTTCTTATTGGGGGAAAGAAGTGGCAAGACTCACAGGAAGTCCCCACTCAAGATGTGGTTGGCTACGATATCGACAACGATGGCTGGGAAGAGATCTGCAAAGCTCCCTTGCCTTGGTGGGGACTACAGTGTGCGGTGCTGCAGCTTTCTGAAGAGACCGATGAACAGGACAGTGACACCCAACAAAAGAAGCAGCCAAGCTGCTGAGCCAACGCTTTGCGGAATAATCATCCCAGGACGTGAGCCAGCAGGACTGTcctgggaagaaaagggaaattgCAGTGGAACGAAACATGACAGAGTTGAGATTTTGCTTTGACAAGCAATATGCTCGGTGGAAATAGGCAAGAAAATCTGGCTCTAGCATGGGAAAAGGTGCTGTGATTTATACAGCTGAAAGCTGATCTCAAGGAGGACGGATGTAGCAAGTAGTACATTTGGAGGAGATGAGCTAGAATCGCAATGCTTGACTTTTTTGGAATAATACCTAGATAGCAATTAATAGCTGTTGcaagtcagatttttcaaaggttaaaaaatataatccatcttttctgttttcctaatcAGAGGTAATTTTCCCAGGTGGTAAGTGCTATTGAATTTTATGCTATAGCTAAGCAAAATGAAAGCGAGCTGTATAAAGGCTAGAAAATTGATGCCTATGAGAACTAATAATAAGTAGTGCCAAGAAAAAGGTATTATTTGATATGCTACATGCTAGGCAAGAATGCCTTAGCCAACCAGCATGAAATTACTGGACAGAAAGCATGGGTTTTTTGAAATGTAGCCTCAGTTATGGCCACATGTTAAAACAGTGATCGTTCCATAGAAGAACTGAAGGAAGAAAGCCACTTCTCTCTGAGCAGCCTTTGTGGTAGTATGCCCTTCAGATGcttattttatgctattttaaacATACACAGTACTGACACAGTACATTTATTTTGTATACAAACCTTGTGTTTAGATGGCCAGGATTGAATGGGTATACTTATTTTAAGGCTCCACAAACCATGTTACAGGAGTTGCAGTAGCTAATGCCCTGATACTTAGCTGGGTACTTTACACTGCTTTACTATACCTGGTCAAAATGGTGAAGTTGTTGAACTAGTACATGAGAGAACCAGGTAGTCAAAAATGGTTTACTTTCATCCAAGAGTACAAAGAGGAGGAAGGTAACTGGAGGTTTTCAGAAGTCTGTATTCAATGTCTGCCTACATCCAAAACAGCAATAGTCTTACTTCTTTTTGGCCATGTTGGCAGAGTCCGAAGGCACAGACTGTGAGCGTACTTTAAGGCATACTCATCTGTGAAATGCAGGCAACACGGCCAGATGCCAGAGAATCACCCTTGTATGGAGTATATTGAATCTCCAATaaaaaacactgatttaaaaGCTAAATTTATTGTACTTCATTTTACAACGTTCCCTTTTCTAGGTTGAGGcttaatacaataaaaatatatatagaagaACATTTAATAGTCTTAAGGCAGCACAATGGATAGGACACATGTTCTTTGTCACTAGACTAGCTTAAAAAACTGTAATGTTTAATTTTCACCTTTAAAGCAATCAAGCTGACTTTACTAATGTAAAGTGCAGACAGAATAGCTGTTGCATAGCAACAGATCTAAGTCTTCTGATCTGCCTTGGTTTTGGCAAGGAATCAACTACACAGTGTGCATATACATCCATCAGATATATAAAGAGtttttatatgaatatatttacttTTGGTCCAGTAAACAATAGCTAGAGAATCTAAATGCTTGGAACAATAGCACAACCCATCTCAAGTCAAgcattttttaagagaaatttacAAAAACCTCACAAATTTAATATACAAGTCAGAACCCATGCAGTAAATAAATGTCCAGTTTATACAAACAATAGTCTTCTAAATGGTACAAATATTACACTGCATCAAGAATTCTATACAAATGTTAATACATGATTTGTCATTCATATCGACTTGAATATAGGATTACTTAAAATGGGCTACAGAAAGGCCACTCTTCTGTACAATTGTGCAAAATCTGCAAAACATTTGCAATCCAAATGCAACATTACaaccaggaagaaagaaaggaatggaaaaaagagaaagaaagagaggaaagaaaaaagaaatctctccatTCTTTCATTCATCCCGTCATGGAGATAACTGCCAGGAAATATCAGAGCTCATGAAGTTTAAAGTACATTCACTGAGCTGTACAGGCAATAGTCTGAAGTTGGATAAGAGTACAGCTCACTATAAGAAGTATAAAGGAGGTTTTTCCCTTTCACATGAGCATTACTACATCATATCATGAGTCCTAACTTATTCAGTAAAACATTGAAAAGCAGCACAAATATTTTGTCATGCTCTGATCACTTTTCAAAAACAAGCCCATAAAGAGTAAATACATGATTTAAGATTTACCTCCCATTTTCCTATTCCAAGCATGTGCCTAACTCTAAGGAGGTATTTCTACTCATATTCAACAGGTTGTCTCCAGCACATCTGAAATCTCATGG from Struthio camelus isolate bStrCam1 chromosome 1, bStrCam1.hap1, whole genome shotgun sequence carries:
- the KLHL34 gene encoding kelch-like protein 34, with the protein product MSYFLSYCKAHCNAVLAQYQTLRSEGFLCDILLKVKENEFPAHKSLLACSSDYFRAMFKSYTQESKASVIHLQVISPTGLQHVLDFIYTSLLPLSFESLEDTLEAASYLQVTDAIALCNQYLVNNLTLENCCFSANVARKFYLPEALAATKKYIINNLWKLLDLDFAGLLQLNFRSLLAVVESPDLPMVKETCLLNLVLMWLKQDTSRLAHRGSLLEHIRYGLIPVEDLRKTYTQSEVPLTAGIKCLIIKAINYHTSIFRQPVLQDKSTTLRNQKTRIILLGGGTASEGLITDVVAFDVYNHRWRALTQVQDRVQNHSLCVVGNFLYVLGGEIEGGAPGDAKTDKVLSVTNKVHRYDPRFNRWTQITGMLEKRCQFSCCVLGNSICAIGGRGENGLLHSSVEVYDISRDRWMKARELPCKIHGHAGAICKNTIYISGGKCTDQANTSKDVYSLSSLEGQWMKQAPMSIARFGHQMATIREAIFTFLGLYEPFSEIERYDPDQNQWTRLRPLTYDRFCYGLALVEETALLIGGKKWQDSQEVPTQDVVGYDIDNDGWEEICKAPLPWWGLQCAVLQLSEETDEQDSDTQQKKQPSC